From the genome of bacterium, one region includes:
- a CDS encoding choice-of-anchor tandem repeat NxxGxxAF-containing protein, whose product MRRFPAAVLVVLGAAVLAAAAPQSGAVPGPVAGIRLLVRTGDRAPGAGTFTVLSDPALNDRGDIAFGGQTSARRAAQALYLRHDGRVSPLVAAGRAAATGGTFSTFSDVVLNNRGTVIFLGRTTDRNARLGLYAARSGTVASIAATGQPAPTGGVFTDFANPTINGRDVIAFVGRTNGTGQEGIFTNIEGTTSAAVMGGQPAPTGGLFQFFLDGTPAENDRGQIAFVAATTNRATQGVYVLSEGRVVPVVTTDDSAPVGGPFTEFGFVTLTSTGTVGFVGRTAHSAVREALYATGRAVLVTLARQGETVAGVSLTTFVNAAMDNAEDVIFEPGVPDVFPHRIYLARRSGVAVIARAGDPAPGGGRFAAFSQPVVNGRGAAAFVAETDDGRHGIYLVTLR is encoded by the coding sequence ATGCGACGTTTCCCCGCGGCCGTGCTCGTCGTGCTCGGAGCCGCCGTGCTCGCCGCGGCCGCGCCGCAGAGCGGAGCCGTGCCGGGTCCCGTTGCCGGTATCCGCCTCCTGGTGCGGACCGGCGACCGGGCCCCCGGCGCCGGCACGTTCACGGTCCTGTCCGATCCGGCGCTCAACGACCGCGGCGACATCGCCTTCGGGGGACAAACGAGCGCGCGGCGGGCCGCGCAGGCGCTGTACCTGCGACATGACGGCCGCGTGTCCCCGTTGGTCGCGGCCGGCCGGGCGGCCGCGACCGGCGGGACGTTCTCCACGTTCAGCGATGTGGTGCTGAATAACCGCGGCACCGTGATCTTCCTGGGGCGGACGACCGACCGGAATGCCCGGCTCGGCCTCTACGCCGCGCGCAGCGGGACGGTGGCGTCGATCGCGGCGACAGGGCAGCCGGCCCCGACCGGCGGCGTCTTCACCGACTTCGCCAATCCCACGATCAACGGGCGCGACGTGATCGCATTCGTCGGCCGCACGAACGGGACGGGGCAGGAAGGAATCTTCACGAACATCGAAGGCACGACGAGCGCCGCCGTGATGGGCGGGCAGCCCGCGCCGACGGGCGGGTTGTTTCAGTTCTTTTTGGACGGCACCCCGGCGGAGAACGACCGCGGCCAGATCGCGTTCGTCGCCGCGACCACCAACCGCGCGACGCAGGGCGTGTACGTGCTCAGCGAGGGCCGCGTCGTCCCCGTCGTGACGACGGACGACTCGGCGCCCGTCGGCGGTCCGTTCACCGAATTCGGGTTCGTGACTCTCACGAGCACCGGCACGGTGGGGTTCGTCGGGCGCACGGCGCACAGTGCGGTCCGCGAGGCGCTGTACGCGACCGGGCGCGCGGTGCTGGTGACCCTCGCACGGCAGGGCGAGACGGTGGCCGGCGTGTCGCTCACCACGTTTGTCAACGCGGCGATGGACAATGCGGAGGATGTCATCTTTGAGCCGGGTGTTCCGGACGTGTTTCCTCACCGCATCTACCTCGCCCGCCGGTCGGGCGTGGCGGTGATCGCCCGGGCCGGAGATCCGGCGCCGGGCGGCGGCCGGTTCGCCGCCTTCAGCCAGCCGGTGGTGAACGGCCGCGGCGCGGCGGCGTTCGTCGCGGAGACGGACGACGGCCGGCACGGCATCTATCTGGTGACGCTGCGATGA
- a CDS encoding DUF5009 domain-containing protein — protein MPDAKTRRLLSLDAFRGAVIAGMLVVNNVPWTPATPRQLMHAPWGQGVTFTDMILPWFVLAMGIAVPQGHAVRGSAWLRLWRIVRRAALLVTFGVLLNSLEARQLTFNIDVLQLLGLSYLVAAALGGLAIAARLAVAGTLLAAHAALLILVPVPGSAPGVLQQGHNIIQYLNDTYLTHYHLAGLVSVAPASALALIGSAAGEVLRRGVRREIPAAVAVAVVGLGGLVLAAGGSAWGTVLPLSKPLWTPSYALLAGGLGLVLLMLFYVLADVAGWRVIAAPLAVLGANAIVAYVVPVLFKVLILDAWHARTAAGAFVTLESAIISSLLARLGTVPTLWVYTGIYAALWWLVLLPLYRARIFVRV, from the coding sequence ATGCCCGATGCAAAGACCCGCCGGCTCCTCTCTCTGGATGCGTTCCGCGGCGCCGTGATCGCCGGGATGCTTGTCGTCAACAACGTGCCGTGGACCCCCGCGACGCCCCGGCAGCTCATGCATGCGCCCTGGGGGCAGGGCGTGACGTTCACCGACATGATCCTGCCGTGGTTTGTGCTCGCGATGGGCATCGCCGTGCCCCAGGGGCATGCCGTTCGAGGAAGCGCGTGGCTCCGCCTCTGGCGGATCGTCCGCCGGGCCGCGCTGCTCGTGACGTTCGGCGTGCTGCTCAATTCCCTGGAGGCACGCCAACTGACGTTCAACATCGACGTGCTGCAACTGCTCGGACTGTCGTATCTCGTGGCGGCGGCCCTCGGCGGGCTCGCGATCGCGGCGCGACTCGCGGTCGCAGGCACGCTGCTGGCCGCGCACGCAGCCCTGCTGATCCTGGTGCCCGTGCCCGGGTCGGCGCCCGGGGTCCTCCAACAGGGCCATAACATCATCCAGTATCTGAACGACACCTATCTCACGCACTACCATCTGGCGGGGCTGGTGTCGGTCGCGCCGGCGTCCGCGCTCGCCTTGATCGGGAGCGCGGCAGGCGAAGTCCTCCGCCGGGGTGTCCGGCGGGAGATCCCGGCCGCGGTCGCGGTGGCCGTGGTCGGGCTGGGCGGCCTGGTCCTCGCCGCGGGCGGGTCGGCGTGGGGCACCGTGCTCCCGCTCAGCAAGCCGTTGTGGACCCCGTCCTACGCGTTGCTCGCCGGCGGGCTCGGGCTGGTCCTGCTGATGCTGTTCTACGTCCTGGCCGACGTGGCGGGGTGGCGCGTGATCGCCGCCCCGCTCGCGGTGCTCGGCGCGAACGCGATCGTCGCCTACGTGGTGCCGGTCCTGTTCAAGGTGCTGATCCTCGACGCCTGGCACGCGCGGACGGCGGCCGGCGCGTTCGTCACGCTCGAGAGTGCGATCATCTCGTCGCTCCTCGCGCGCCTGGGGACCGTGCCGACGCTGTGGGTCTATACCGGCATCTACGCCGCCCTCTGGTGGCTCGTGCTGTTGCCGCTGTATCGCGCCCGCATCTTCGTCCGCGTCTAA